ATACGTCAGCCGGAACCAGGTATGGCTTTCTTCCGTTTTTTCTCATTAAGACGGCAAGTTTGCCGGCTGTTGTCGTTTTACCGGAGCCTTGCAGTCCGACCAGCATGATCGAGGGCGGAAAAGGACCCGCCAGGTTCAAGTCTGCAAGACGGCCCCCCATCAGCTCGGTGAGTTCTTCGCTGACGATTTTAATAATCTGCTGACCGGGTGTCAGGCTCGCCATAACCTTCTGCCCGAGAGCCCGTTCCTTGATATCAGCAATAAAGTTTTTGACAACGCTGTAGTGGACATCGGCCTCAAGGAGCGCCATCCGGACTTCTCTTAAGCCCTCCTGGAGGTTTTTCTCCGTTAACTTACCGTGCCCTTTGAGCTTTTTAAATACGGCATTCAGCTTGTCGGTCAAATTGTCGAACATGAACGCACCAAAAAGTTTTATCTTCTGAAATTGAAATCGTTGAATATAGTATTAAATACATGCTATGTCAATCAGAATAAAATATCAACCGATTTATAAAATGGTAATGAAACCAAACAAATCCGACATTAAAGAGTTGTCAAAGGTTCAGCTTGTTGCCTGGCTCAAAGACCAGGGGCTTGAACCCTATCGCACCGCGCAGATCTTAAAGTGGATCTATCTGCGCCAGGCCGACACCTTTGAAGAAATGACCGATTTGGGCAAAGAACTCAGAATGTTGCTTTCACGCCGGTTTACAATCAACCGGCTTGCGAAGGTAAACATTGAAACTTCACAAGATGGTTCCAGCAAGTATCTTTTTAAACTCGAAGACGGAAAACATGTTGAAAGTGTACTGATTCCCGAAAAGGATTATTATACCCTGTGTATATCGAGCCAGGTAGGCTGCGCTCAAGGGTGCCGATTCTGCCTCACCGCCAGGGGCGGATTTGTGCGCAATCTCTCCAGGGGTGAAATTATTGCCCAGGTTCGCGATATAGCCAAACATCTGGAGCAGGCAAAGCGCCTGTCCAATATCGTGCTGATGGGCATGGGGGAACCTCTGGCAAATTATCACAACGTCATCGCGGCCGTTCAGTCCCTGACAGACAGCGATACAGGTCTTGGATTTTCAAGCCGCAGAGTTACCATATCCACAGCCGGGCTGGTTCCCAAGCTGGCTGCCCTGGGTCGTGAATCGACCGCCAATCTGGCGATATCACTCAACGCAACCGATAACAGCACCCGGGACCTGCTGATGCCGATCAACCGGAAATATCCCATCGAAAGGCTTCTGGAAGCCTGCGCGCGATATCCGTTAATGCCCCGCCGCAGAATTACCTTCGAATATGTTCTCATCAAAGGGATCAACGATTCCGAGCAGGATGCCCGGCGTCTCGCCGGACTGCTCAGACCGATACGGGCCAAAATAAATCTGATTCCCTTTAATGCCTATGAAGGCTGTGAATTCGAGCGGCCGGAAGAAGCCGCCATTGACAGTTTCAAAGAGATCCTGACCCGAAACCATTATACGGTGATCATTCGCCACAGCAAGGGGCAGGATATCTCCGCTGCTTGCGGGCAGCTGAGCGCCAACTTGAAACTGGATACTTGAAACTGGATACTTGAAGAATGATGCGGGATGTGGGGGCCCGCTTGCTGGTTGCACGTTAACCAGATCTTTTAGCCGATCTAAACGAAATCATCCGGCGGCTGAAACCAAATGTTATTTTGGGAAAGGCTATATTTAGAAAAACAGCTTGACTGTCAATGGCTATTGGCATACCTTAAGGTAAGAAATAAACACAAAGTAAGGATAGCTGATATGGCATTGGCTACAATCACAAGCAAAGGGCAGGTAACGATTCCGAAAGCAGTTCGGGATTCCCTGAAGTTATATGCCGGAGATAAGATTGAATTTGTGATTACAGAAGAAGGACAAGCACTTCTAAGGCCGGTCACTAAAAAGGTCGATGATGTCTTCGGCAGGTTATACAAACCTGGCAGGAAGCCCATTTCCATTGACAAGATGAATGCTGTTGTAAGGCAGAAAATGAAGGCGAATTTTCGATGAAGGCCTTGGATACGAATGTGCTGATTAGATTCCTTACAAAGGATGACGAACAGCAGGCTAAAACGATTTACCGGATGTTCAAACAGGCTGAATCCGGCAAAAAAGAATTTTGGGTTTCTTTACTTGTTGTCCTGGAGACCTTGTGGGTGCTGGAATCTGTTTATGAGATTCCGAGACAAGAGGTATTGGATTCTGTAAACGAGCTTTTGCTAATGCCTATTCTAAAGTTTGAAGCAAAATCAGCGATTCAGGATTTTGTCTCTGCGGGTCGTGAAAGTGATCTAGACCTTTCAGATATTTTAATCGCACATTCTGCGAAATTTTCAGGCTGTGAGCGTGTACTAACCTTTGACAAGCGGGCATCCAATTACGGTCTTTTCGAGCTGGTTGTTTAGACTGCGGTCATGATCTTCGTTGCAAATCTTGACTTTTAGGCGATTCAAGGAATCTTGCATTTTCAGTCATCGAATGTAGCCACAATATATGGTGTAAGGGAAATGACCGCGGTTTCCCAATGATGTTCCATCTTGGCTGCGATTATGCTAATCGTATCACAAGGGTTTGGAACTATTAAGATATTTGACCCTGTGGCAAGCTAGTACCAGAATCAGCGTTCAAATTTAAATGGAAAATAATTGCGGGTGCCGATCAAACAATTATCTTCTCAAAAGCTTCGATACTGTTTAATTTGCTTAACAGGCGCAGCCAGCGGTTAAGCTACAACTGGACAGGATATAAAGATCTGCTGAAACAGTTCTCGATACCTGCTCCGAAGATTACTGAAAAGTATCCAAGCAAGCAGCTGAAACTCTTTGCCTACTGATGTATGTCAGTGCGTAAGTGAGCAGATCCGAAGAGCCCGGTGCGGGAGTACCGCACGCCGGGATCTGTGAGGGGGCGGTTGGGTAACTGGCCATTCTACCTTAATTCAAAAAATATCAAAAGGTTTCCATGAAAATATCAACACTTTTTTTATGTATCACAGCGTTACTCCTTTCTGGGTGTAGTAGTACTATGGATATGAGAAAAATTTCTGTAGAGCCTAAAATATCGACTGAGAATATACGGAAAAGTTCCCTTAAGGCAGGTCTGATTCTCAACGATCAGTTCACAAGCTACAAATATAATTTTGAAACAGGTAAACAATTATATCTTCTTGCAAAAGTACGGGGCGAAATAGATATCGGTAAAAATTTGTCTAACGCTCTTTATGGTATTGTGTCCAGCAAATTCAAAAGCGTATCTATGGGCAGTAATATTAATGAAATAGATGATGTTGACATTTATTTCGTCCCCCGTATCAAATCCTTCGAGTTTTCGCCCCCCTACACGGGGATGGGCTCTTATACGGCCGCGATTGAACTCGAAACGGAAATTTTCAACGGAGATGGCAAGTTGCAACACAGGATCAACATCAAGCAGGATGGAAGCAGAAGCACGTTTAATCAATTTGCACTAAAAACTAATTATGATATGGCATGTGGTGCGGTAAATGAGGCTATTAACAATACACTAGAGGAATTCAGTGTAAAGCTTAATGAATATTATTGAGCCATATTACGGGAAGCAATTATGACAGCAATGCGATGGCTGGTTGTATTCCTGGCGGTTTTCATCTCTGGCTGCGCAGGGGCAGGGCTTAGTAAATCTGAGTCTATGAGTCATTATAATCCGTTAACTCTTATAGCAACAAAGAGTAAAGGGGATATTCTTATTCAGGAAGGATTGGATTACTCTCGTGAAGGTTTCTTTGAAAAGTTCATGGCATCCATGCGCGAGGCATTGATATTTTATTCTGCTGACGGGGAAAAGACCTCTGATATTTACGGATATATCGGCAATGCGTATCTCGAAAAAAACGAATACGACAAGGCGCTTGATTATTTTAACCGATCTCTATCGGCTGCAAAAATCAACGGATACAATCATGGAATCGTTCTGGCGACCGTCGGCATTGCAAATTGCTATAAAAAAATCGGCGATACAGATAAAGCCATAGAGGTTCTTGCGGCAAGCCCAAAGAAAAATCCCAATACAGGAAGCGACTACCCCCTTGTTGCGCTCAACATGGGTGAGAACCTCGCACAAAAGGGCGATTTATCTCAAGCACTGGAAATATTCAACAAGTTGCTTTCCAGCATAAACAGCGACAAAGATGACAAGTTGAAGCAGTCGGTATATTCATCGCTGGGTACGACCCTTTTTGGCCTTAGCCGATATGAAGAGGCGATTGCCAATTATCAGCACGCGCTTGATCTCGCACGGAAACGTTACACCACGGCAGATGTTGTGGATCTTCTCAACAATATTGGATTTTGTCTGGTGTCTTTGAAGAAATACGATGATGCCACCATGGTCTTTAAGGAAGGGCTCGGCCTATTAGCGGTCATGGACCTTTATTATCCCGAAAAACAGATGTATGCAAATTATGGGCTGGGGCTTTTGAACGAAGAGCAAAACAGGAATACCCAGGCACTTCTCTACTACAACACTGCAATCAGATTCATTGAAGATTTGAGAGGAAACCTGAGCTCAACAGAGTTCAGATCATTTTTCCTTGCCAACAAAATAGCTGCCTATGAACATGCCATAGATATTCTGCTCACTGTCGGCAGCCAAATTCTTGATGATGGTCGCCTTAATGAAATGTTCCACAAAGCGGGCTTATCCCCTGCAGAATTAGCCTTCTTTTACACCGAAAGCACAAAGGCCAGATCCTTTCTCGAACTTCTTTCAAAAACCAAAACGGGAACACTGGCAGACAGAATCCCCAAGGAATTGGCCGAACAGGAAAAGAAATTGCTCAACACCATTGCCTCCATCCAGGCTGCTGGAGGCGGCCAGTCGAAGTCCCAGAAAGAGCTCCTGAAAAAATCAAAAAGGGAACTCGATGAGTTGATCGTAAAATTACGGAAAGATTATCCGGATTATGCATCCATCCGCTATCCGGAACCGGTCAAGGCCGGGAATATTCCGCTGCGCAGCAACGAGGTGCTTTTGGCGTATAAGGTGAATCCGGGAAAAACATATCTCTGGATAATTGAAAAAGGCAAGGACACGTCCGCCATCGAAATTGACGTGAGCAGGGAGGAACTTATCCAGAGAGTCGGGGAATTCAGGGGATTTATGGAAAATCCGGACAGTTTAGAAGCATACGACCCGGAGAAAGGGCAGACCCTGGGCAGGCTCTTGCTTGGAGAGGCTCTCAGCCGGATTGACCCCGCCAAAAATATAATAATAACGCCCGACGGTGTGCTTAACATTCTTCCTTTCGAGGCATTAATCGTCGGTAAAACCTCAAACACGGTTCAATACCTGGGAGAGAAATACAAGATCAGCTATTATCCTTCCGCCTCGGTAATGGCGACCATGAGGCGGTTCAAAGAGAGCCCCAAATCATCGAACCCCCTGT
This window of the Candidatus Desulfatibia profunda genome carries:
- the rlmN gene encoding 23S rRNA (adenine(2503)-C(2))-methyltransferase RlmN, with the protein product MKPNKSDIKELSKVQLVAWLKDQGLEPYRTAQILKWIYLRQADTFEEMTDLGKELRMLLSRRFTINRLAKVNIETSQDGSSKYLFKLEDGKHVESVLIPEKDYYTLCISSQVGCAQGCRFCLTARGGFVRNLSRGEIIAQVRDIAKHLEQAKRLSNIVLMGMGEPLANYHNVIAAVQSLTDSDTGLGFSSRRVTISTAGLVPKLAALGRESTANLAISLNATDNSTRDLLMPINRKYPIERLLEACARYPLMPRRRITFEYVLIKGINDSEQDARRLAGLLRPIRAKINLIPFNAYEGCEFERPEEAAIDSFKEILTRNHYTVIIRHSKGQDISAACGQLSANLKLDT
- a CDS encoding type II toxin-antitoxin system PrlF family antitoxin produces the protein MALATITSKGQVTIPKAVRDSLKLYAGDKIEFVITEEGQALLRPVTKKVDDVFGRLYKPGRKPISIDKMNAVVRQKMKANFR
- a CDS encoding type II toxin-antitoxin system VapC family toxin — protein: MKALDTNVLIRFLTKDDEQQAKTIYRMFKQAESGKKEFWVSLLVVLETLWVLESVYEIPRQEVLDSVNELLLMPILKFEAKSAIQDFVSAGRESDLDLSDILIAHSAKFSGCERVLTFDKRASNYGLFELVV
- a CDS encoding CHAT domain-containing protein, which produces MTAMRWLVVFLAVFISGCAGAGLSKSESMSHYNPLTLIATKSKGDILIQEGLDYSREGFFEKFMASMREALIFYSADGEKTSDIYGYIGNAYLEKNEYDKALDYFNRSLSAAKINGYNHGIVLATVGIANCYKKIGDTDKAIEVLAASPKKNPNTGSDYPLVALNMGENLAQKGDLSQALEIFNKLLSSINSDKDDKLKQSVYSSLGTTLFGLSRYEEAIANYQHALDLARKRYTTADVVDLLNNIGFCLVSLKKYDDATMVFKEGLGLLAVMDLYYPEKQMYANYGLGLLNEEQNRNTQALLYYNTAIRFIEDLRGNLSSTEFRSFFLANKIAAYEHAIDILLTVGSQILDDGRLNEMFHKAGLSPAELAFFYTESTKARSFLELLSKTKTGTLADRIPKELAEQEKKLLNTIASIQAAGGGQSKSQKELLKKSKRELDELIVKLRKDYPDYASIRYPEPVKAGNIPLRSNEVLLAYKVNPGKTYLWIIEKGKDTSAIEIDVSREELIQRVGEFRGFMENPDSLEAYDPEKGQTLGRLLLGEALSRIDPAKNIIITPDGVLNILPFEALIVGKTSNTVQYLGEKYKISYYPSASVMATMRRFKESPKSSNPLFALGDPVYDDSDLRYSLKKSGNIALAAADKTPGLNLRSALVRSGFSLPRLPETRDEVLRIGELFGYKTNDPNIKLDMDATKSELLKSNLGNYRFIHFATHGILSGDIPYILEPALVLTQPGNRNPEDGFLKMSEILELKLNADAVVLSACKTALGKEIAGEGVVGLSRAFMLAGSKSVIVSLWSVESNSTAVLMKSFYSHLKPGRSKEEALRLAKQELKNQSLISDDLSRGVKIVGRDKKTQTSTAHPFFWAPFILIGEWE